One part of the Glycine soja cultivar W05 chromosome 11, ASM419377v2, whole genome shotgun sequence genome encodes these proteins:
- the LOC114375157 gene encoding uncharacterized protein LOC114375157 → MRGANGGAVNNTLETINAAATVIASVENRLDQPHPHVQKKSWGNWLSIYWCFGHRKNRQRIGHAVLVPERIPSGTDNATVNSTQAPIIPFHFVAPPSSPASFLHSEPPSVAQSPSAILSLTPGGPFSIFAIGPYAHETQLVSPPVFSTFTTEPSTAPFTPPPESNHLTTPSSPEVPFAQLLDPNNKNSETYQRFQIPQYDFHSYQLHPGSPVGQLISPRSAFSASSTSSPFPDTDTEFNSRASLLLNFQTDDKLSTNENHKSHQGSGSLTPDSIRSTTQASFLPSHWVSIEVSAQEVFNCVENKAVAWTKPLSKLKTDAPGEDNSREVLVIETPSDAPQQTADDGDVERVHHKDECITFSAAKEFNFDNAEGGDSPTPNLVADWWAKEKVASKEGGSSNNWSFFPMIRPGVG, encoded by the exons ATGAGAGGTGCTAATGGAGGCGCTGTGAACAACACTTTGGAGACTATCAACGCTGCTGCAACTGTCATCGCTTCCGTCGAGAATCGCCTTGATCAACCCCATCCTCACGTCCAG AAGAAAAGCTGGGGAAACTGGTTAAGCATATATTGGTGTTTTGGACATCGCAAAAACCGACAGCGCATTGGGCATGCAGTCCTTGTTCCCGAAAGAATACCTTCTGGCACAGATAATGCAACAGTAAATTCAACACAAGCACCTATTATCCCATTCCACTTCGTTGCACCTCCCTCATCTCCTGCATCTTTCCTTCACTCAGAACCTCCTTCAGTTGCACAATCCCCAAGTGCTATACTATCTCTCACTCCCGGTGGTCCTTTCTCTATCTTTGCCATTGGACCTTATGCCCACGAAACACAATTAGTTTCACCACCTGTTTTCTCAACATTCACCACAGAACCATCAACCGCTCCTTTCACTCCCCCTCCTGAATCTAACCACTTGACTACACCTTCTTCACCTGAAGTGCCATTTGCTCAACTGCTTGACCCCAACAACAAAAATAGTGAAACCTATCAGAGGTTCCAAATACCTCAGTATGATTTCCACTCTTATCAGCTTCATCCCGGAAGCCCGGTTGGTCAACTCATTTCACCAAGATCTGCTTTCTCAGCTTCTAGCACATCATCTCCTTTCCCTGACACTGACACTGAGTTTAATTCTCGCGCCTCCCTCCTCCTTAACTTTCAAACAGATGATAAACTGTCTACTAATGAAAACCATAAGTCACATCAAGGTTCTGGCTCTCTAACCCCAGATTCTATAAGATCCACAACTCAAGCTAGTTTTCTTCCAAGTCACTGGGTCTCTATTGAAGTGTCTGCCCAAGAAGTATTCAATTGTGTGGAAAACAAGGCAGTGGCATGGACTAAACCActttcaaaactcaaaactGATGCACCGGGAGAAGATAATTCAAGAGAAGTCCTTGTCATCGAAACTCCCAGTGATGCACCACAACAGACCGCTGACGATGGAGATGTGGAAAGAGTTCATCATAAGGATGAATGTATAACATTTTCTGCTGCTAAAGAATTCAACTTTGATAATGCAGAAGGAGGGGATTCTCCTACTCCTAATTTAGTTGCTGACTGGTGGGCTAAGGAGAAAGTTGCAAGCAAGGAAGGAGGATCCTCTAATAATTGGTCTTTCTTCCCAATGATTCGACCCGGTGTTGGTTAA